In Lolium rigidum isolate FL_2022 chromosome 3, APGP_CSIRO_Lrig_0.1, whole genome shotgun sequence, the genomic window TTCTGCCTCCATGTCGCTTTCCTGTGGAAAAACTGTGTATTTCTGTCCCCTGCACGGAGCCAAGAAATGCGAGAGCGTTGTCGCCACCGTAGTTCCTCCTTctcaagtagctcatcaagttctGCACTTATTCTTCTGGCCTGAACTTTACTTCTCTCATCTGATCGCAGAGACAAAGACTCCAGcagctttcttttcttttctatttgtttggGAACCGAACCAATAGCCTTCCTACTCCAATCATGCAAAGAGTCCATGACTCCCATTAAAttactttttttcgataaagggaatatattaatattgagagataccaattacatccagcctctgcaacaacgcaataccctaatggcagtacggatgctagGGAATATATTAAATTACTTGCAATGTCTCCCAGGTCTCCTGGCTGCTTATGCATGCCCCAAGCATCTTTATTCACTTCTCCTAACTTAGCTTCTCTCTCCCAGAAGGCCTCGTACCTGCGTATAGGAGGTGAAGATCTCACAGTACCAGAAGATTCTAACTCAATTAAAAGAGGACAATGATCGGACCGGGAAGAAGTTAAATGCTTTACCTGACAGTTAGGAAACATTTTTATCCAATTATCATCAGCCACCGCTCTATCCAATCTTACTCTCACATTTTTTTTGTCCATATTGCTTATTATCAAAAGTCCAAGGCCTTCCTTTAAAACCCAAATCATGGAGATCGCAGAAGGACAACAACACTTCTCTAAAATCCCTCATTAAATCCCTCATTTTTTTCTCAGTTTGATCCACTTTCGTCTTATGTATCATATTTTGAGTAATGGGATATCAGAACTTTCCTTGCTaactttttctgaatttatttccTCACAGAAATCGTATAAGTTGGACATTATCTCCTAACCTAGTACAATATTGGGTACTAGGCTGTGATAAGGCAAGTCACAGAGATCTCAGGTAATGCTGACCCTGGTATATGTCCTCCGCTCCTACTTTATGAAATATGAACACCAGTTGCTCCACAAGTTGATCAAAAAGCAGAATTAGTCTCTATTGTTATGTTAACTTGACGTTGAGAGAAATTGAGAACATATATATCATCTCTTGTTTTCTACTGGTTATCAAGTGGTGAGCAGATGGATGTGCTCCCAAAGCAGCACACATCCACCATCTCTGACACCACGTACTCCATTGCATGGTGCATGTCGCTACACCTTTCCGATTTTAAATACATTCTTGTATATCTGGTCTACTTCATCTGTCATATCATATATAGAATGATAAACATGATTCCTCAAGTTTTCTGGTGgactgatttttttaaaaaattgattTCTTGTATAAGAGCGAGGTTTGATAACCTTTGCTATTCACCGTCTAGCTAATGGTTCCTAGAGGTCACAGGACCATGGATAGGCAACGACGGACACCAGCATTGTTGCGGCTGCATTGATCCTATCTAGATAGATACATGCTTTTAAGTGTTGCTTCCGGAGAGATAGCATGAAATCAAATTACCATGCACTGGCAGGTACAGATAGCATGAGGCCACCGTTATTTGCAATGTTATGCTCTTCTGCATGGTAATTTAATTTCATGGCCCCGGTGGAATGAAATACCAGATTTGGTCCAGAACTAAACTGGACAAAACCCCAAAATAGGGAAAATAAATATCTGACTTAAGGCGACTTGGAAAATCATCTAGGTGATGATTAGACACTCCCTTAATAAAAGCTCGCTTATTCGGAAAAAAAACTCTAATCCTACATAGACTCCAActccaaatatgtgtatgtaacCCTACCTAGACTCGAACTCCAACACATAAGTAAGATCACCTAGTTATATCTAGCGACGGCTACACACGCCGGCTTTGGATCAGGCAGAACTTGATCTTCGGActtcgatcgagaaaaaaaagccTAATTAAGATAAGAATAAGATGGACGTCGCCGttgccgacgagaaggccgctgcTGCATATGTTCAACTTTATTGGCTAGACCTACTGAGTTTCCGAGCGGTGCGTGGTAGCGGCCCCGTCTACCGCGGCCTGGTGCTTCAGGACGCCGACGCGCTCCTGTTGGTCCGCCTCGACGGCTCCCTGGCGAGGGAGTCCGTCGACCTCAAGATCCTTGACAGGAGCGCTCTCCATGTCGGCCAGATCGTCGTGTCCGCGTCCGACGTCGGTGGGCAGATCGGCGTCGTCACCGGCGTCACCACCGTTCTGGACCTCGCCCACCTAAACGACCGCGGCAAAGCGAAGAAAATCATCAGGGGCGTGTCGCCCTCCGGCGTGCGGCGCGTCAGGGCGCTCAGCCTGGGCGACTACGTCGTGTCCGGGGCGTGGCTGGGCCGGGTGGTGGAGGTGTCCCTCGACGCCGATATCATGTTCGACGACGGCGCTGTCTGCAGGGTCAGCGACGTCGAGTCCACGGACCTAAGACCGGAGAATCCAGAAGCTTTTTACCGTCCCCAGATGAACACCATATTCTACCCTAGGATGCGTGTCGTCACCGGCGACTCGGCGGCCGTCTTCGAGGAGGCGCGGTGGCTAAACGGCCACTGGAAGCCGGACCGCGAAGTAGGCACGGTGGTCAACGTGGAGATGGTCGGCGTCTTTGTCTACTGGATCGCGTCCGCGCAACACGGCACCAACGAGCAGCTCGTCCTTGAACTCGCTCCTCCGGCCTACCAGAGTCCTGACAGCCTAACATATTTCAGCTCTGCGCCCGATTGCAGCTGGGGTTTAGGTGACCGTGTCTTTCTTACCGACGCTTCCGTGTCTCTTCCTGACAATCACCACCCGGATGACCAGCAACAGCCCACCGCCATGGCTGTCTACAGAACTCGCACCACCGTCGACGTGTTGTGGCAAGACGGCACGCGGCAACATGGAGCACGATCGACGTCCCTCGCCCCCTCCAGCTACATGAACGAGCATGGGTTTTTCCCAGGGCAGTACGTCGTCGACAATGCTTGTACCGATGACATAATCGATGGCACCACCGGCGCCGGAGATGACAACATGGTAGCTACACATAGTGGATCGACGGCAAGGCGCGTCGGCGTCGTACGGAGTCCAAATTCCAAAGACCACACGGTAGACGTGTCGTGGCTGCACCCTGACAACTGGGAGGTCCAATGCGACGATACAGTGAGTGTGTATGATCTGGGCACGGACCCTGACCACTCTGTATTCTACGGAGACGTAGTCGTTCGTCTCTTGTCAGACATCACCGGAGGTACACCACTGGCACATGACAAGAGCGCCCCCGACGATCTTTCATGGGTCGGACATGTTGTTGACCTTCATGACGGCCACGTCCAAGTGAAGTGGGGGGATTGCAGTACGTCAACGGTATGCATACATCGCCATATGCATTACTTCCTCCGTTGCATATTAGTTGTCGGTCGCGGATTCCGATCATCTAAATGACGAgaactaatatggaacggaggaaCTACATGTTACTTTCCTCCAGCCCACCACAAAGGGACAACTTAGTCCTCTTATCTCTCTCTACTTCACTTAACAATTGCTTTGCATATGATGTTTCAGGTATTGCCCCATGAGATCAGTATCGCCAACAAGGAAGACTACACACAACTGCTGGCTAAAATGGGCGACTGGGCGGAGGAGGGCGCCGTTGATGCTACAGAAGAATTGTGTGCTGCTAATATGGTACCTATATATCCACTCCAATAGAAACATTATTGCATGCATCATGCACCTTAACATGCGTAACCTGAACAATGATGTGGCAATATTTCCAATTGCAGGAAAATCAGCAAGATAATCCAGCAGATGCTAGAACCGTCGAAggcggcatgattgaagaaggcaGTGACGGTTCCATGAATGAATTAGATGGTCCAGCTACAACCACGCAGAATGTGGAAGTGACCGAGCATGCTGTAACTATAGCTAGTCACGAAGATCCTAACGTTGGTAGCACTCTGACTGAGGGCGGCTTTGCTCTAGTGACAAGAAGCAATGCAAGTGACGGGGAGGACGACTCTGCAGAAGATCTGGTGGTGATCAAGGCCACATATGCCACTCGAGATGATGATCCTTCTAAGTTCCCACGTTTTGATATAGTGCCGAGCCCACCGGCCGATCACATTTACCTTGACACCAAGGAGCAGGTATACTCTCCTTTTCCCCTTATACTCTTCTCACATTATGCACGGTTAAAATCTCTCTTATTTTGAAATAGTATAAGCCAAAACCCTGTGTGCATCCAGCTTATACTACAAAAGACAAGAAACATTTTTCTATAGGTTTTCACAACAATGAATAAAAAAATGCCAGAACAATTAAGGGAATACCAACTAGTAGTTtggatttttttcatttttttgtaaaATATGGCTATCTCTAGCTCACGTGTGTATAGAGCTATTCTGAGTTCCCACCTCTTGAAGATAACCGTAAAAAAAACTCTATAGAGTAATCCCTAATGTGAGGGAGGtgacgttttggctcataggagcaaatgcacccattatataaaatatttaaaaattaattttacaaatgtcaaaaaaaatgacataaaaattttggtgtacatcgtgacattttatgttcgtacacaagttttcgtggaaaaataacattttgtgtggtgtgtacaaaaaagacaaaaaaatgtgatATATGTAGTCatgttacagcatcaaaatttgtcttttttacaaaagccacatatttttttctttttttgaaaatttgtgtaccaacataaaatgtctagatgtacatgtaaaaatttagttcagaattttttgacacttcgaaatgtagattcacacaatgagagcaaatgctcctatgagccaaagtgcatttcccctaATGTGAGgctgtttttttaaaaaaattagctTCTATCTTATATACCCAGAAATATGGAGCGCCCGCTGATATGTACCTTTTTTCGTTAAACTATGTTAATTTAGCCCCACTTACTGATAGTTTCATGGCTTCACCCCCTACATGCCCATATTATTTcagttttttgtaaaaaaaatgtaGCGTTATTCGCCATACAATAGTTGGTCCGAGAGATATACACCTTTATCTTTTAAAATATTCTAGTTGTAAATACAACATCTGATCTACCATAAATAGTACTTCCTTGGATCCATATTACATGAtactaaaatagatgtatctacaactaagatatgtctagatacatctatattaacgTCAAATAATATAAATCAGAGGGAGTAGATTTTTGTACTATATAGTTCCCTACATAGTTCATTGTATCTATCAATAATTTAAGATAATCAACCACATAGTACTTATGACTGTGTCAAAGACATCTAGTATTAGGGTAATACGTATTtggacaatatatgcaatgaaaattattcattagattcatattcaaaagaggTTTCCGAtcatataatttttgtggcatattaCTTATAATTTCTGACCAAATTAATGGTTGAAGTTTTCTCAAAGTGTGTATTACCCTAATAAACcgatatggagggagtagtatgtgTGACGTTGCTTCATGTAGGTTCAAGAAACTACAGTAGTACATCGAATGAGAGGCTGGTTTAAAATCCAATGGTTTGTTGAACAAATTAAACAGCGTTGACCAATGTTGTTTCTTTTGTCGAATGAACTTGCAGGACAGCAAATACGGAAAGAAGTGGGTCACGATGGTGCAGAAGGAGTGGAAAATACTTGAGAACAGCTTACCAGGTACATATAAGTGACCTTAGCCCGAGCGTGCCCTTTGCATGCAACGTTCAAAATCGTAGAAAACAATAATTGCATCCTCTCATCTAAAAAATGTTACTAGTTTTTTTTCTCAAGTGAAAATTTACAAACTCTGACCTAATTTATAAAGCAAAACCATAACCGTTTATAATACCATATCTACAGCATTATATATCCATCATAAAACACATCTCCTTATTTAATACTATTTATTTTGACATGGAGTTTATATGTTGTTATAATTACTTAATTGGATGAATTTGACATATCAATATGTTGCTACGTATGCAGACACCATCTACGTGCAGGCGTTCGAGGACCGCATGGACTTACTCCGGACAGTTATTGTGGGTGCTAGAGGGACACCATACCACAATGGGCTTTTCTTCTTCGACATGCAGTTACCACCATCCTACCCGGCCGAGCCTCCGCATGTGTACTACCACTCCTTTGGCCTACGACTAAATCCCAACCTGTACGAGTGTGGTAGTGTGTGCCTTAGCTTGTTGAATACCTTCGGTGGCGAGGGCACTGAGGTGTGGTCACCGGGAACGTCAAGCCTACTCCAGATCGTTGTCTCCCTACAAGCTCTGGTTCTCAACGACCAGCCCTACTACAACGAAGCTGGCTATGAGCAGCTGGTTGACACGTTGGAGGGCCACCGCAATGCGTTGCCCTATAGCGAGAAGGCCTTCTTGCTCACTCTCCGAACTGCGCTCCACCTCTTGCACCGGCCGCCAAAAGGTTTTGAGAAATTTGTCAAGGATCACTTCTGCCGATGCGGGATGTACGTGCTTGAGACGTGCCAGGCGTACTTGCATGGATGCGTGGCTACAAATCATGGGAGCATGAAGTTACTATGCTCGACCGGCTTTAAGATCGCGCTTGCCAATTTGGTACCGAGGCTCGTGACCATGTTCAAAGAGATTGGTGCCGAAGATTGCAACCTGAGGCGCCTATGATTGCGACCAGAGCTAGATATGTTTTCTTGCCCTATGCGGATGCCGCTTGCAATCCTAGGCACAACCCCATAGTCTCTTATAGGATATATCTTCGGTCGGGAACAATAATATTGTTAACAAAAAGTATTTGGAGTTTTCATTTTATTGTGGGGTTATAGTGGGTATTGGATGAGACCCACcgtatttttttttgacaatctatACCATgatatatttagtagcaaatagtacatggtagaataTACATAACATATTTCCGGAAATTATATAAAATTAAGTTTAAAAGAAACGGATAAAACTTttaggtcttcaaactctttatTCTTCTATCGCCCAactttatatttttttgaaagcAGCCAAAGAAAAGCaacatatattatatatataccaAACTACAGGGTTAAAAATTAGTACCAGCAACAACAAGCAACCATTAAAGTAATCAACCAACATCTGCAAAAATATCTACACCAGTATTTTTACTGATGTAAATGTTTAACCATTGATTGTTAAGGTCAAACCATTTTTAACATTGTGCGACAATAGGAAAGCACAAATTGTTGGTAAAGGAGAATCCAGTACGAAATTTTAAATACTCGCAAAGCACGACTAGCTAGATTGAACACACGGTGAAAAAAGGGATAGCTAACTTACAGCGTAAAACATGTTACTCCTCTGataaatatatctagacacattttatcgAAGAGAGTACTAATTTTTCTATGCAGTAGTAGCGTACATACGTGCACCTTAAGAGCATCTCAACCAGGCGCACTAAAAATCGGCGCGCTAAACCTCCCTTCCGCCACGCTGTAAATGGATGGCGCGTGCTGGACCGAAATTTGACCCGCCGGATACTCCAAAAAGTAGTGCGTGCGCGGGCGGTTAAATTGGTCCTCCGCCGGATGCGCCATTATGCAGCGCGCTGGGCCGCGCGAACGACTAGTTTGTTCGGATTTCGTTCGAAACAAATCAAACAAatcaaacaaatcaaataaaacacaaaaatttaactgaaaattacgaaatatattaaaagttcgaAAGACACCGACATTTTATTTAAACTATCCTaaatctactcggagtcctccctGTCGAAGTCCGACGATCCGCTGGTCGGAGTAGTGTCGGAGACCGGAGTggtcgtccactcgaaggagaaggaggaggaggggatgtTCGTCGATGGCCCGACGCCTCTCTTCTTCTCCACCGCCCTCCTCACcctctgcttgtgacggtaacgcacaagtccattgggaaccccaagaggaaggtatgatgagtacaacagcgagttttctctcagtaagaaaccaaggttatcgaaccagtaggagatggagatcacgtgaaggttgttggtgaaggagtgtagtgcggcgcaacaccaacacaatcaaactactttgacccaacttaacagtgaggttgtgaatctcaccggcttgctgaaaacaaaggattaaatatatggtgtggaaaatgatgtttgcttgcagaaaacaaaagagaacaatgattgcagtaggttgtatttcagatgtaaaagaatggaccggggtccacagttcactagtggtatctctccaataagataaataatatgtt contains:
- the LOC124697740 gene encoding probable ubiquitin-conjugating enzyme E2 23; the protein is MDVAVADEKAAAAYVQLYWLDLLSFRAVRGSGPVYRGLVLQDADALLLVRLDGSLARESVDLKILDRSALHVGQIVVSASDVGGQIGVVTGVTTVLDLAHLNDRGKAKKIIRGVSPSGVRRVRALSLGDYVVSGAWLGRVVEVSLDADIMFDDGAVCRVSDVESTDLRPENPEAFYRPQMNTIFYPRMRVVTGDSAAVFEEARWLNGHWKPDREVGTVVNVEMVGVFVYWIASAQHGTNEQLVLELAPPAYQSPDSLTYFSSAPDCSWGLGDRVFLTDASVSLPDNHHPDDQQQPTAMAVYRTRTTVDVLWQDGTRQHGARSTSLAPSSYMNEHGFFPGQYVVDNACTDDIIDGTTGAGDDNMVATHSGSTARRVGVVRSPNSKDHTVDVSWLHPDNWEVQCDDTVSVYDLGTDPDHSVFYGDVVVRLLSDITGGTPLAHDKSAPDDLSWVGHVVDLHDGHVQVKWGDCSTSTVLPHEISIANKEDYTQLLAKMGDWAEEGAVDATEELCAANMENQQDNPADARTVEGGMIEEGSDGSMNELDGPATTTQNVEVTEHAVTIASHEDPNVGSTLTEGGFALVTRSNASDGEDDSAEDLVVIKATYATRDDDPSKFPRFDIVPSPPADHIYLDTKEQGDSKYGKKWVTMVQKEWKILENSLPDTIYVQAFEDRMDLLRTVIVGARGTPYHNGLFFFDMQLPPSYPAEPPHVYYHSFGLRLNPNLYECGSVCLSLLNTFGGEGTEVWSPGTSSLLQIVVSLQALVLNDQPYYNEAGYEQLVDTLEGHRNALPYSEKAFLLTLRTALHLLHRPPKGFEKFVKDHFCRCGMYVLETCQAYLHGCVATNHGSMKLLCSTGFKIALANLVPRLVTMFKEIGAEDCNLRRL